The Lepeophtheirus salmonis chromosome 6, UVic_Lsal_1.4, whole genome shotgun sequence DNA window AACACAacccagacgtggagtttaataaaaaagataatcacccttttttcctaatgtggaagttgctatatacaattgtgcacattatagatatatctctacccatgagatctaaataattattaataataaattgaatgtccaaatcataaaattagacaataaatatactaataaataaaatgttagaattaaatccatcgtaaagatttagtgcaaaagctaattatggtgtaatgtccggcgatattctCCTTATTAAGGGTATCAAAaagatccccccccccttaatttatgcttgtataacaacatactattatcatgaagaatacgtacaattactaattataatgctacacccaatgtaattacccccgttgttgtgaccctTTAAGCAGTTGtgtttgccttttatgagttttttgaacaccatttcttggggcttatcaaccatagctagtccttaagtgataaaaaaagtaatatttattgactatgtaatattggaaaacctaatgatcacaCCCAAGTCTTTAAATGAAGAAACTATTGTCAggcaaactagttgcaaaccatccaaagctactactcccgttgttgtgaccatttaaagcacttatttttgccatttaatgagttatatatcataattcttgataattttagctaaaatagaatcatatttaatgattagatttttaaaaaaaatgaatacttactgttagattccatttcgtaattttgGTGTaaatgactctaaacatgctgaaaattatcttaacttcacaatttacaatgggggtatttttataaatgacatcattaccaatatcctccattaattaatgatggatcctcgggaagggaagaatttatacgtgtatttctccataaatttttgaacgtagatgattagcaatggataaggttatattacatgcaataagcatctttgtgagatcaaagttaaagtctgaattgatgtattcatcgttaacttgattttatacatgaatattcatactcttgttatgagatgaggataattaGTGGCGTgcaattctagacaggggactaaaggcacatttacatcgataaatccgacaagccatatGTTTCTCATATGGTAACTATTTTCCAAATTcttgggcctccattttcagaaatccagacagaaggcgatgTTATTtcaggcattttattcagttctctatcgactatcagtatctaatattatattaatattgaataatggaggtgggaattgataacgttcttgatagaggaagatgtttattatttgatcaatgatgccataagtatttcttctcttctcctagcacgcttttgtattcttaccaaaattatcacccttataaTAAAATAGGTTAAGCCTTCGGTTACTATATATTCCGTTAGACATAATGGATGTAAAGTTAGTCCCGTAATCAGAATTATACCTAAAGGGagatactttaaattttaggaGGGATCATAACCGTGACTAGGATTTTGATTTGTGGGCTAACTAGCTTgtaatgacattttattttattctcattttttaaatgagaccaaaatttggagtatttaaaaaaaagaagggtatGGACTTGTCCAAGGTAGTTGATCAGAGGTCTGGAGAACAcattaaaaaactaaacaattGCTAAATACAAGAATTTAGAATGTGATTCCAATTCTGCAATTATAgtagaataatatttaagttatgtttatatatataatttagttgaGAGGGTATCATTTTGGGCGATCATATACCCCTAATGTTCTAGTGGAAACACTTGGAGATCTTGGTACATAACACACactctaaaaagtttgagaaccacttgAAAACAATCGCTCAGAAAATCGAAATATGATGGGTACATACTGTAATTAGAGCTAAAATATCTGAGGAAATTATATTTACGAgttgataaaataacattaaaaacagGGAGAGAGGATATGAAAATTTCCTACCAAACCAGTTTCATGCCTTCAAAGTATAATTATgtcaataatatttacaatcatGCATAAAATTCATGCGTTTATTAATACAACATACAagcttaatatatgtataagctTATGTAGATACTAGGAAATTgcttttcaaatgaaaaaaattatatttaacaaaatcatctttaTTCCAGCTGGAGTCAAATCACacaaaaaatacacttaaaatgaattactgtatGTCCAAAATCAAATCATGGAGTAATGGAGGGGTGAAAAAGATTAAATCAACAAATGAAATCATCTTTGATACGAGTAAACCTTATTTCTATAAGGTAAAGACccacaaagaaaataaatacagttCTAATTTGGGTAATCTCTTATTTTTCAGTGGCTCTCCATTGTCAATTTGGTTGTCCTCTATAATATTATCTTTGTGATTGGTCGCTCAGTTTTTTGGGAACTAGAGAATTTAATACCCATAGGATGGAGGATTCTTGATCACACGtcagatataatatatatgattgaCATTTTTGTTAGAATGCATGAAGGATATTTAGAGCAAGGACTCCTGGTTAGGGATTCGACTAAATTACGAAAGcgttatttaaaatcaaaatattttatccttgaTATACTGAGTATATTCCCCatggatatttattatatatttttatcggATACTTGTTTTGAAACAGTACCTTGTCCGGTCATTGCACGACTCAATCGAGTTCTTCGCCTTGATAGAACGGTAGAGTTCTTTGAAAAGACTGAGACCAGAACCAATTTTCCAAATGCTTTTCGAATAACGAAAGTTGTACTCTCAATATTAGTGTTAATACATTGGAATGcctgtatattttttgcaattagtTTTGCAATTGGGTTCGGCGTTGATGGATGGGTTTATCAAGGAAGTCCCAATTTAgcaacacaatatatatatagtttctaTTGGTCCACGCTCACTCTCACAACAATTGGTGAAACTCCTCAACCCGCTGCAGATATCGAATATCTTTTTGTCACAGTGGATTTCCTCATTGGAGTTCTTATTTTTGCTACGATCGTTGGTAATATTGGTTCCATGATCACAAACATGAATGCCGCTCGAGctgattttcaaaataagatgGACGCTGTCAAGCAATATATGGTTTTTCGAAAAGTGGGTAAGGATCTAGAGAATCGAGTTATCAAATGGTTTGACTATTTATGGAGCAACAAGCAATCCATGGATGAAGAGTCAGTTTTAAGCATGCTACCCGATAAACTCAAAGCCGAAATTGCAATTCATGTTCATTTGGATACACTCAAAAAAGTGAGAATATTTCAAGATTGTGAAAAAGGTCTTTTGGTGGACCTTGTTCTTAAATTAAAACTCCAAGTATTCTCTCCTGGAGACTACGTTTGTCGCAAAGGGGATGTTGGTAAAGAGATGTACATTATCAAAAGAGGAAAACTTGATGTTGTTGCAGATGATGGGAAAACGGTCTTCGTTACTCTTGGGGATGGGGCTGTCTTTGGGGAAGTGagcattttaaatattccaGGAAATAAAACGGGGAATCGAAGAACTGCCAATGTAAGAAGTGTTGGCTATTCCGATCTATTTTCTCTTTCAAAGGATGATTTATGGGATACATTGTCAGAATATCCAGAGGCGAAAAGAAAGTGAGTTTAGTAATTCAATATCCTTAATCATAATTCATCTgtacattctttaaaaaaaaacacaattataaTTAGTCTTTTAGAGAAGGGGAAACAGATCTTAATGAAAGACAATCTCATTGATGAAGATCGTGCTCGACAAGAAGAAGCTGAACAGGAGTCCATAAGCCAGAAACTACAGAGATTAGGTAAGGGGGTTTgagtatttatatactttatatatatatatatatatatttttttttgcatgaaaatTACTTTAGAACTTCACATTGACGGAATGTCTACGCGTTTGGCTCGACTGTTAGGAGAATACTCTAGTTTTCAACTTAAGATTAAGCAACGGCTAACTCGACTGgagaaagataattaattaatcaaatatcatataatcccatttacatattatattaaccCGTTAGGACAGAAGtgtagtttgttatttttttttgttaataaagcaaggtttgtctgaataaacatatgtatgtacgcACTTGGGTGATTACAGTTACaacaactcttgcttccttcaatttaaaagggaattagggcatttcattatgtgaccatgagatacaatttgagcattcagtgagttgatataGTTTGAATGAATTTGGTGAAAcatatgttttttatgaaaaaatcttaCTCGTgaaaaagactttaaaataacaatgattCTACTTGAGAGCCATCTAGtgagagaaaaaattatgattgtaTATAATCCgtacagtcatttttgatcaacgaaataagaatgtagtcatattaatgaaatttcgcaggcgttttgcatgtagtatGGAGCACGCACATcatattagaaagaaaaatgagtatatttatgtatcaataTCGGTCtattatggtaactacaacagatGAAATGCCGTAGTTACTACGAACAACCtcatttgagtcgctgaagttccatcataattcataacctcttttAAAGAGACAAAATACCTGAAGTTAAAAGTAGGAGGTGTGTGACTAGAAAATtatagctatcatttattattttcttagttcttatattcttccATCTTaggctaggagtgaagaaaataaaaagatagctaggaccgttgaatggtaaaaaagatcggacctATAAAAAAAGGACTGAAAAGTGGGGGGagagactgattaggaaattGGTCCTagaaccgatccaacactaataagaATGGTATGCAAAAATGAATGTAATCTAGCAGGTTTTTAGATCAACTCTAGTCTATACCAGAAAATATTAGTTGACTTATTTttagcatcgagcgtgtgtaGCCAAAGCTCACAgagggagtactttagt harbors:
- the CngA gene encoding cyclic nucleotide-gated cation channel subunit A, producing the protein MLESNHTKNTLKMNYCMSKIKSWSNGGVKKIKSTNEIIFDTSKPYFYKWLSIVNLVVLYNIIFVIGRSVFWELENLIPIGWRILDHTSDIIYMIDIFVRMHEGYLEQGLLVRDSTKLRKRYLKSKYFILDILSIFPMDIYYIFLSDTCFETVPCPVIARLNRVLRLDRTVEFFEKTETRTNFPNAFRITKVVLSILVLIHWNACIFFAISFAIGFGVDGWVYQGSPNLATQYIYSFYWSTLTLTTIGETPQPAADIEYLFVTVDFLIGVLIFATIVGNIGSMITNMNAARADFQNKMDAVKQYMVFRKVGKDLENRVIKWFDYLWSNKQSMDEESVLSMLPDKLKAEIAIHVHLDTLKKVRIFQDCEKGLLVDLVLKLKLQVFSPGDYVCRKGDVGKEMYIIKRGKLDVVADDGKTVFVTLGDGAVFGEVSILNIPGNKTGNRRTANVRSVGYSDLFSLSKDDLWDTLSEYPEAKRNLLEKGKQILMKDNLIDEDRARQEEAEQESISQKLQRLELHIDGMSTRLARLLGEYSSFQLKIKQRLTRLEKDN